In Haemophilus parainfluenzae, one genomic interval encodes:
- a CDS encoding YnbE family lipoprotein: MIKHLKFQPHFFIFAAMFTLTACTPTIQLDTPKEGITINMNVVVDHNIKVEMDEKSQKAVGEVEPAKK, encoded by the coding sequence ATGATAAAACACCTTAAATTTCAACCGCACTTTTTTATTTTTGCGGCGATGTTTACACTTACAGCTTGCACACCAACCATTCAATTGGATACACCAAAGGAAGGCATCACCATTAATATGAATGTGGTAGTGGATCACAATATTAAAGTGGAAATGGATGAAAAATCTCAGAAAGCCGTGGGTGAAGTAGAGCCTGCAAAGAAATAA